TTCACTAGGTAGACCAATGTATTGAGCTGAAGCGCCTGTGGAAATAATTAAGGCATCGCAGGTGTAGGTGCCGGAGTCACCAACTAAACGGATGGGCTTTTCCGTCAAGGCGGCAGTATGAATGTGATCAAAGATAATGTTGGTATTGAAGCGCTCCGCATGCTTCAAAAAGCGATCCATGAGCTCTGGTCCTTGAACGCCATCTGGATCTGCTGGCCAGTTTTCTACATCAGTAGTGGTCATTAATTGACCGCCCTGTGCCAGGCCGGTGATGAGGGTTGGGTTCAAATTAGCGCGGGCTGCATATACGGCAGCCGTGTAGCCGGCAGGCCCTGAACCGAGGATGAGGACTTTGGAGTGTTTTGGAGTATTTGTAGTCATCTCCAAATTATAGGATTGCTTGATTACAATCGGTAGAACATGGCAAGAACGACATACCCGAAGTCCAAAACCCCTTTAACCCCCCAGCCCCCTGAGAATCAAGGGCAGGGTAGGATGCCCCGTCTCCTTCTAGAGGCTCGCTGGTTTATTTCATTTGGTCTTTGTTTGGGTTTATTGGCTATTTTGGTGACTTATTCCAAGGCGGATCCCGCCTGGTCACATGCCAGTTTTGAGGTTCCCAAGAACCTGGGTGGCCGTTTTGGGGCCTATTTAGCTGATTTATTGCTCTATATCTTCGGTATTTCTGCTTTTTGGTGGGTTGTGCTCTTTGGTCGCCGTGTTCTCAGTGGCTGGCGTGAGCTCTGGAGCATTCCTTTACCCCCAGACCCAGATGCCAAGCCTGACTCCTTATTAATGCGTTGGCTGGGCTTTGGGCTGACTTTATTGAGCAGCATGGGCCTTGAGTCCATTCGTTTGCATTCGTTGACCTGGGAGCTTCCAAGGCCTCCTGGAGGCATTTTGGGTGAACTCATTGGTGATCCGCTACAAATGAGTCTGGGTTTTACCGGCTCAACCCTAGTCTTGCTGTTTACCTTCTGCGCTGGCCTGTCCTTATTTCTCCATTTTTCTTGGCTAGATGTTGCTGAAAAAGTAGGTCGATCCCTTGAGCTTGCCTATAACCGTTTGCGTGAGCGTCGCGATAGCGAAGAGGATCGAAAGCTTGGTGAAGCAGCTGCTGAAGAACGGGAAGAATTCGTTGAAGAGTTCCGTGGGCGCGTTGAAATTGCTAAGCCGGTACAGATTGTTCGAGCCCCAATAGAGATTCCGAAAAGTGCTCGAGTTGAGCGTGAGAAACAACAGCCTTTATTTGTCGATATTCCGGATTCAGAGTTGCCTCCACTGGCATTGCTTGATCCTGTGCCTGAAGCGAAAGAAACCATTTCAGCAGATGTGCTGGAATTCACTTCTCGCCTTATTGAGCGCAAGTTAGCTGAGTTCAATGTAGAGGTTAAAGTTATTGCAGCCTATCCAGGCCCAGTGGTAACCCGTTATGAAATCGATCCTGCTGTTGGCGTGAAGGGTAGTCAGATTGTTAACCTCTCTCGTGACTTGGCTCGCTCTTTGGGTGTAGTGAGCATGCGTGTGGTGGAAACCATTCCAGGTAAGACTTGCATGGCTCTGGAACTACCAAACCCAACGCGTCAATCGGTTTACCTCTCAGAGATTTTAAGTTCTCAGGTTTACAACGATAGTCATTCCAACTTGACCCTCTCTTTGGGTAAAGATATTTCGGGTAGCCCGATCGTTGCTGACTTAGCGAAGATGCCGCATTGCTTGGTTGCTGGTACGACTGGTGCTGGTAAGTCCGTTGGTATCAATGCCATGATTTTGTCGATCCTGTTTAAGGCAAAGCCTGATGAAGTGCGTCTGATCATGATTGATCCGAAGATGCTGGAGATGGCCATGTATGACAAGATTCCCCATCTCTTGTGTCCAGTTGTTACTGATATGAAGCAGGCGTATAACGCACTCAATTGGGCCGTAAATGAGATGGAGCGCCGCTACAAACTGATGAGTAAGTTTGGGGTGCGTAACCTAGCTGGCTTCAATAAAAAGATCTTAGAAGCGGAGGAGAAAGGTGAGAAGCTCACCAATCCATTTAGCTTAACTCCGGATGATCCAGAGCCGATTTACAAAGCGCCAGTAATTGTGATCGTGATCGATGAGTTGGCTGACTTGATGATGGTCTCTGGCAAGAAGATTGAAGAGTTGATTGCGCGTATTGCACAGAAGGCGCGTGCCGCCGGTATTCATTTGGTGTTGGCAACTCAGCGTCCGAGTGTGGATGTGATTACTGGACTGATTAAAGCTAACGTGCCAACCCGTATTTCTTTCCAGGTGAGCAGCAAGATCGACAGTCGTACCATTCTGGATCAGCAGGGCGCTGAAGCATTGCTCGGTATGGGTGATATGTTGTACATGGCTCCGGGCACTGGCTTACCGGTTCGCGTTCATGGCGCTTTTGTTTCTGATGATGAAGTTCATCGTGTAGTGGAATGGCTTAAAGAGAAGGGCGAAGCCAATTACATTGACGGCGTTCTGGAAGGTGCCGATGAATCTACGATTGATGCATTGACTGGTGAAGGTGGTGGAGAAGCAGATCCTTTATATGATCAAGCAGTAGCCATTGTTCTTGAAAATAAGCGCCCATCTATTTCCTTAGTACAGCGCCACTTGCGCATTGGTTATAACCGTGCAGCACGCTTGCTTGAAGATATGGAAAAAGCAGGCTTAGTCTCTAAGATGGGTAATGGCGGTAATCGCGAAATTCTCCATCGCCCTTCTGAATAAGGCGATCCCCTTGCGCAGATTTTTCTCGATAGCAGCTTTAGGGCTCACAATACTTTTATCTTCAAGCTTGACTCTTGCAGAGGGGGAGAGTGGGTCTGAGCAGTTTCGTCAGTTTGTGCGCAACTCCAAAACTGCTGAAGGTGAATTTGTGCAACAGCAGCTACGCGCACCCAAAGCAAGTGAACCGCAAGACAAAGGTTTAAAAGTAGTTCGCCAAACACAAGGACGCTTTGTGTTTCAGCGTCCAGGCCGATTTATCTGGGATACCCAAAAACCATACGAGCAAAAATTGATTGCCGATGGCAAGCAACTCATCATGTGGGATAAGGATTTAAACCAGGCGACTTTTAGACCTGCTGGCCAAGCTCTTGCCAGCACCCCTGCGGCAATCTTATTTGGCGAGACCTCTTTAGATCAGCATTTTGATTTAGTTGAAGGTGAGGATCGCCTAGGTATGAAATGGGTCGCTCTCGTGCCTAAGAAAATCCCCAATACAAAAAATGGGAATGACTTACCGTATACCAAGATCTCCGTGGGGATGGCCAACGGCCTTCCTAAAGCCTTAGAGCTCATCGATGGCTTAGGTAGCGTGGTGTTGGTCACCTTGGATAAGATCCAGCTCAATGTCAATCTGCCCAACAATCGCTTTACTTTTGTTCCGCCTGCCGGCGCAGAAGTCTTACGCTTAAACTAGAGCCCATAAATCGCATTAAGTCGCAATTCAGCACAAACCGAATATAAAAAACTGAGCAACATATGATTGATCCGCAATTACTCCGCAAAGATATCGCAGCCGTTGCTGCCCGTTTAGCTACTCGCAAATTTCAGCTCGATGTTGAGAAGTTCAACACCTTGGAGTCCGAGCGTAAATCTTTGCAAACACGTACTGAAGAGTTACAGGCTAAACGCAATCAATTGGCTAAAGCTATTGGTATGAAAAAAGGTAAGGGCGAAGATGCTGCTGCTGAAATGGCAGAAGCAACCCAGATTAATGTGGATATGGAATCGGGCGCAGCTCGCTTAGCAATTTTGCAGGCAGAGATTGCAGATTTCTTGATGGGTATTCCTAATTTGCCCGATGAAGCAGTTCCAGTCGGCAAAGATGAGGCTGAGAATAAAGAAGTTAAGCGCTGGGGCGCAATCCCAGTATTCTCATTTCCCGTGAAGGATCATGTCGACTTAGGCGCACCATTGGGACTTGACTTTGAATCTGCTGCAAAGATTAGTGGTTCACGGTTTGTAGTTCTCAAGGGACCTGTTGCCAGATTGCATCGTGCCTTAGCGCAATTCATGATTGATTTGCATACCACTCAGCA
The window above is part of the beta proteobacterium CB genome. Proteins encoded here:
- a CDS encoding Outer membrane lipoprotein carrier protein LolA translates to MRRFFSIAALGLTILLSSSLTLAEGESGSEQFRQFVRNSKTAEGEFVQQQLRAPKASEPQDKGLKVVRQTQGRFVFQRPGRFIWDTQKPYEQKLIADGKQLIMWDKDLNQATFRPAGQALASTPAAILFGETSLDQHFDLVEGEDRLGMKWVALVPKKIPNTKNGNDLPYTKISVGMANGLPKALELIDGLGSVVLVTLDKIQLNVNLPNNRFTFVPPAGAEVLRLN
- a CDS encoding cell division FtsK/SpoIIIE; translated protein: MARTTYPKSKTPLTPQPPENQGQGRMPRLLLEARWFISFGLCLGLLAILVTYSKADPAWSHASFEVPKNLGGRFGAYLADLLLYIFGISAFWWVVLFGRRVLSGWRELWSIPLPPDPDAKPDSLLMRWLGFGLTLLSSMGLESIRLHSLTWELPRPPGGILGELIGDPLQMSLGFTGSTLVLLFTFCAGLSLFLHFSWLDVAEKVGRSLELAYNRLRERRDSEEDRKLGEAAAEEREEFVEEFRGRVEIAKPVQIVRAPIEIPKSARVEREKQQPLFVDIPDSELPPLALLDPVPEAKETISADVLEFTSRLIERKLAEFNVEVKVIAAYPGPVVTRYEIDPAVGVKGSQIVNLSRDLARSLGVVSMRVVETIPGKTCMALELPNPTRQSVYLSEILSSQVYNDSHSNLTLSLGKDISGSPIVADLAKMPHCLVAGTTGAGKSVGINAMILSILFKAKPDEVRLIMIDPKMLEMAMYDKIPHLLCPVVTDMKQAYNALNWAVNEMERRYKLMSKFGVRNLAGFNKKILEAEEKGEKLTNPFSLTPDDPEPIYKAPVIVIVIDELADLMMVSGKKIEELIARIAQKARAAGIHLVLATQRPSVDVITGLIKANVPTRISFQVSSKIDSRTILDQQGAEALLGMGDMLYMAPGTGLPVRVHGAFVSDDEVHRVVEWLKEKGEANYIDGVLEGADESTIDALTGEGGGEADPLYDQAVAIVLENKRPSISLVQRHLRIGYNRAARLLEDMEKAGLVSKMGNGGNREILHRPSE